Within the Candidatus Obscuribacterales bacterium genome, the region CGAGAACCCTGAAGCTGCTGAGTGCAGAGTCTACGACAACTAAGCCAATTGCTGGGCCCAGTGGTCAGACCATGGACGTGTTTCAAATCAACGTGGGGATCGCATGGGTGATCCCCTTGTTTTTGGGTCACCAGATCTGACGACTCTCCACCGTAATCTCAAGGCTAGCACGACTCTCATCCATGGATGTGATGGAATTATTGTTGCCCAATCCAGCCGCCACCCATCGCCTAGGCCAGGTTCTAGGGCGATCGCTTCCGGCTGGAACAATTTTGCTATTAGGTGGAAATTTAGGCAGTGGCAAGACCAGTTTGGTTCAGGGGATAGGGCAGGGATTAGGGATTTCCGAACCTATTGTTAGCCCCACATTTACCTTGGTCAATGAGTATCTAGACGGACGGCTGCCGCTCTATCATTTTGATCTCTACCGCCTAGATACCCAGGCGGTTGCATCGCTTTATATTGATTTGTACTGGGAAGGGATTGAGTATCCCTTGGGATTAGTGGCCATCGAGTGGCCCGATCGCCTGCCCCAGTGGCCTGAGCCGGCGCTCCATATTCAGCTATCGATCACCCATGATGATCAGCGGTTGGCAACCCTTATGCCGGTGGGGCCGGTGCTGCCGACTTGGTTTAAGTCTCTTCAAGGTTTGATGGCGGCAGGGTAGGAGAGCAATCCCTGGAGGGTGCTTCAACCCTACCGCCGATCCCCTCGTGATCAGGTTCCAGAACGATTCAGGCGACGATAGGTTTCAGCCAGGGAGGTGCGATCGCCCACGTTGCCGGGAAAGAGAACCACCGGTAGGTTCGGGAACTGGGGATGATCAGCGGGGGTGCGAATGATGGAACAGCCGGGTAGAATTTGCCCGAGTAGTCTAGCTGCGGTGAGGGCTAGACCGGTGCTGACGACGTCATTGGAGGTGATCCCGCCTTTGCTAATCAAAAATCCTAGGTTGTCTGGCAGGTGGCGCACCACATCCATGAGTAGATCCGAGACGGCTACCCCGAACGCTAGGCGAGTTTCGATGCTGTCGAAGGTCAGCTCTTCTCGGCTGGTGTAGATCACGGGCGTTTGACCAGCGCTGTGGACGGTGTGAATGCGATCGCAAATGCTGGTCAGCAGGTCAGCACGCTGTTGATCGCTGGCGTCGAGCAAGTGAGCTACGTCAAGCTCGACCCCGATCACACCAGGTTCCTTCAGTAATTCGTTCAGTTGCTCCGTTGTTTTCTTCACGTGGGATCCCACCAAGACGGCACCGGGTTGACCGTGACGAGTATAGGCTCCCATCTGGTCGGCGGGGGTGGGTTGGGGAGGTAGGTCTGCCAGGGCAGTCAGCAAACTAGCGGCGCTGCGAAACAGAAAGCGTTTTCCCTGGGCGGCCGCAGACAAGACATCACGGGCAAATCGATCCAAGTCCGCCTGCACTTCTGCATCCACCACCCCACATTGGTTATGGCTGAGGGCCAGGAGGCGATCGCCCGTCCCGCCCCGGATATCAGCCAGCAAAAATCGTTCTACGCTCTCGCTAGGAATGCGTCCGTTGGTTTTTTCTTCAACATAATCGGGCAGATAGCTGTGGTGATAGCCAAAAACAGAGTCTTGAGCAAACTCGGTGGTGTGCACTGGTGTTTCGACGCCATCTATTAATAAGTAGTGAATGCTGTCGCGGGTGATGCGTCCTCCTTCAAAAAAGGCGGGGGTGAGGAAATGGGCATCGAAAGGGCCCAGCTCTTCAGCGATCGCATCGGTTTCAATTGGGTAGTGACCGCGCAGGGTGGAATCAGAGCGGCTAACAATCAGAAAGTCTTGGAGCCCCACCTGAGCGATCGCCCGCTTGAGGGCTTGGCATACCTCACGGGTGATCTGGTCAGCCTGCTCAGGGGGCAGGGCGCGGGTGTTGGTCAAGATAAAAAAGATGGGAGCATCATCCAGTAAGCCCAGCTTGAGGGTGTCTTCATCCCAGCGGGTGAGCAGAAGGCAGCTATGCACGGTTTGAGATCCGGTGGGATCATCATCCAGCACGATAATTTTGGGTTGGGTAGACATAGGCTTCTCTCTTAATGCTTCAAGCTAGGACTCACGTATCGCCAAGACCCGATTGGCTGAACTATCTTTCCCCTTATCCTCCAGTCCCTTCTCCCACAAGGAGAACAAGAATAGGTGTTTTCAAAGCCCCCCGCCCGCTCTGGGAGAGGGGTTTGGGGTGAAGGTCTTCAAGTTGTGTCAGTCAACCAGCACTAGAACCTGCTGCCTAGCCCCGAGTCGGGTGATTCGTCCAGCGATCGCGCTCTTCGATTTTCCCACTGTCGGCCATGAATTTCCTAAGCGATCGCCAAAATCCACGACGATCGCCGAGGTTGTATAAGATGAAACTCAATATTTTGGTCAAACGATAGCCTGGAGTGATTGATAGTCTCACTTCAAGTCTTAATACGTTGCCTGTAAGACATTAGATTAGTAGGTTTGATGAGCCATTTGAGTTAGGACATTCTCGGGGTGTATCTTCCTGCATTTGGACTGGGTTTGGTTCGCGATTTTAGGGAAGATGCGATCGCCTGTAATCTTTATGACGTAGGAACTCGGTGGTCTGAGTCTTGAACGAACTGGGTCAGCATCATCTTGTTCTTCTTGGTGTGATCGAGCGCACGTCAATTGGGTGCGCTCGACACGGTTTTAAAGCAGATTACTCGGAAAAACAGTTTTCGATCATGCTAAAACCAGTCTCAGACCCTACCTGAGACCCTTAAATCAATAAGGAAATCCTATCTAAGCAACGCCTAATGATATGCGAGAGCCAGATCCATACTCCTGAGCGATCGCTGTGATCCTTCAGGGGTAGGCTGTTATGGCATGAGACTCGTGCTGGCGATCGAGATCAGGCAGTATGAACAAATGTAAACTTGCCATTTGATGCTTCAGCGGCACTTTTGTGGAGCGTTGGTCGCTGAACGTCTTGTATAGCAAGGGCGATCGCCCATTGATAAGCAGATCTAAATCTTAGTTGAGAGGGATAGGGCTTCCGTGTGATCCCCTGATCCCCAACCCAGAAACTTCATGCTAGGCTGTTGCAGTTCCGAGTACAGAAGGGTGAACGCGTAACGAGTATGGACTGGTGCTCTGCACTTCCTCTAACGGATAGAACCTAGATACCTAGGTTGTTTCCTTTGTTAGAACATCATTTTCGTTCCACACATTCCTTTTATAAAGGGTATATGACTCAAAACAATCAACAGCTTTGGAGTAGTCTGATGACTGCTGCACTAGTTATCGGAACGCTAGCGACCTCGTCCTCTGGGCATGCTAGTGTCGCCGGAACCGCAGATAATGACTCAGACGCCAACGTTGCGATCGCAGAGTCTGCGCCTAACCACATCGCAAACGACGGTGTCACCACTGGGTCTCTACCAACAGCTTCCACCGAAGATGTTGTAAAGGTCGGTGAATATCACTCTCGTAACTCCATTGAACTCTCTCAGAGTGAGGCAATTGCTAGCATTCTGCCCCATCAATTTGATGATCGGCAAGCCGCAACCCTCTATATCCGAGATATCCCTGTCATCACTTTCCTCGCCCCTCCGAATGAGGGTAGCTCGGCTACTACAGATGACGCTAGCGCAGATGTGAAAGTTTCAGAACCCCAAGAAAGCGTCGTGCTTGCCCAGGCATCAACATCTTCGGACGTTGATGGCTATGCTCAAGATCCCGTTTGGCGCGCTACAGCTATTGCTGCTAATCTCAACCAACTCTATCGCAGTGGCATTGATCCATCCTCGATCACTGCTGTATGGGACGATGAAGGCGATCGCCTCGTCATTCAAGTGGGCGATCGTGAGCTAACTGAGATCAACGAAACGACGATTCTGCCTGATACGACCCGTAATCCTGCAGAAGATGCCCTCCAGGCCACGAACCGGCTTCGCCGCCTTTTGGGAGGAGCCGAACCCTTGGGTGAAGTCTATGGTTTGCCTGCCCCTGAGCCTGCCCCTAGCGCATCCTACCATGCTGTTCTGCGTACCCTCAGTGGCATGGCATCCTGGTATGGCCCAGGCTTCCACGGCAACTACAGCGCCAGTGGTGAAATCTTTGACCAAAATGCCATGACGGCGGCTCACCCCAGCCTTCCCTTTGGCACCCAGGTGCGCGTCACCAATCTAGATACGGGGCTATCTGTGGTCGTTCGTATTAACGATCGCGGCCCCTATGCCCATGGACGCGTTATTGATCTATCGGCAGGTGCCGCCCAGGTAATTGGCCTGGTGAGTTCGGGGGTTGCTCCCGTTAGCCTAGATGTTTTAGGCAACAACTAAGCACGGCACCAGATTTCCCAGCTCTTCGCAGCTTTACTCTCTGATTCGGACATGGAGGGCGATCGCTTCAACGGTTCATCGTGTGAAGCGCTCAAGACCGATCTAACCCTCTCCCCTTCTATGGAACATCGAGCGACAGTGTACAACTGTCGCTCTTTTTTTACCTGATGTTGGGGTAAGCTGAAAGCCTCATTTCACGGGCCGAGATCTTGATTCTTTCATCCAACGAGCTGAACCATCCCCTTAAGCCACACTGACGTTGTTCTTACGATCCCTGGTCTAGAAGAACCTCGATGCTTAGGCGACCACCAACTCGGGATGCTGAGTGAGGATTTCGACACCCTCCTCGGTGACCGCGAGGGTGTGCTCAAACTGGGCTGAAAGCTTGCGATCTTTAGTGACTGCTGTCCAGCCATCGTCCAGCACGTCCACCTCCCACGTCCCTTCATTGATCATCGGTTCGATGGTAAACACCATGCCGGGACGCAGTTTCTTGCCCCGTCCTCGCCGGCCGTAGTGCGGTACTTGGGGAGCGGTGTGGAAAATTCGGCTGACGCCATGGCCGACAAAGTCACGCACCACTGAAAACCCTTGGGCTTCGGCATAGTCTTGAATGGCGGCACCGATGTCTCCAATGCGGGCTCCTGGCTTGACTTCTGCTATGGCAAGCTGCAGACATTGCTCGGTCACTTCGACTAAGCGTCGAGCGATCGCCGACGGTTCCCCGACAAAAAAGGTGCGGGAGGTATCGCCATGGTAGCCATCCACCGTGGGGGTAACGTCCACATTAATAATGTCTCCGTCCCGCAAAATTTGTTTGGCATTGGGGATGCCGTGGCAAACCACTTCGTTGACGCTGGTGCAAATAGATTTAGGAAACCCGTGGTAGCCCAGTGGCGCACTTTTGGCCCCGTGGGCTTGAGTCCAGCGTTCTGCCTCATCATTGAGGTCTAAGGTGCTCACCCCAGGCTTAATCATGGGGGCTAGATGATCGAGCAATTGGGCGGCAAGTTGGCCGGCAGCTCGCATTTTGTCTACTTCACGGCTTGATAATAAAACGATCGCTTCAGTATTCATGAAATCTTACGGGTTACAGTCTCTAATCCTGACATAGTGATGCAGGCTTGAGGTCGTAGAGCGGTTGGGGATCTGGGTTGTCCATGCCTCAAGAGGCTATGAAGTGCCTGCAACCTCGATTCAACCCTGCTTGTTTTAGGATACCGTTGCCAGCTCGGTTCTGCCTCAGGGATACGAGATCTGTGGGCTCATGGTTCTACGCTAGGGACTATCCCATACATCTCGCGGGGAGTGTCCAGTCTAGCTAGCGCTGGAACACCACAGAGAGGTTGTTGGCCGGCATGGGCACTGTTTTGACGAACTGCAACTGATGGGCGATCGCCACGGCAACCACATCTTCCAAGTTGCGCACGCCCCAATCAGGATTTTGGGCACGCAAACTTTCATCAAAGGCCGCATTGCTCGGTGCGATATGCTGTCCCTGCTGTTTGTAGGGACCATAAAGATAGAGCACGCCCCCCGGCGACAAGAGGCGTTCGGCTCCGGCAAACAGCCCTAGGGTAGCGCTCCATGGCGAAATGTGAATCATATTGATATTCACCAGAGCAGCGATCGCCCCCGGCTCAAATCCCGATTCAGCCAAGCTAGCGGGTAACGGCACCTGTTCCACGGGCCAGGGACTGGTGGCAGCATCGAGGAGAATGGGCGGATAGAGAGTTTCGCAGGGATGGTGCGATCGCCAAGCGGCAATGCTGTCGATTGCTAGAGGATTGGCATCGGACGGCAGCCAGCGGCGGGGTGCGAGACGAGGCGCAAAGAAGACCGCATGTTGCCCGGTGCCGCTGGAAATTTCTAGCACGGTGCCCGTTTCAGGTAGCACATCTTGCAAGACAGCCAAAATTGGCTCACGGTTGCGATCGGTGGCCGCCGCATATTGACGATGGTCAGATGGTGGAGTCATAGGCAATGTGGGGGAGTAGCGATGCAAAGTTTCGTGAATTTCAGATCCAACTCTGGTTCGATGATGTTGGATCCAAGCTTTGATAAGGTTACTCTAGAAGTAGAGTAATCTGATGCGAATGTCCAAGTCTGAACCAGTATCTCGCCCTAGCTAGGTATCGTGCCGAAGCAACGAGTCAGCGGCTCAGGCTAGCTTCGAGCCATGAAGCCAATTTGTGTCGAGATGGCCATCGGTAGGGTTCTGACTACCGCCAAACATGTTGAGTTTTAAGAGGATAGAGCTATCGCTAATAAGCAACTCATTAACCACCGCATTCGATCGCCGCGTGTTTTGCTGATTGACCATGAAAACACCAACCGTGGCGTAACTGAGACCCGCGATGCCCTGCAGCTTGCTGAGAGTGTTGGGCTGGATTTAGTCTTGGTTTCTGAGTCTAAAGATGTTCCAGTTGCTAAAATCCTGGACTACGGTAAACATCAATACCAACAAAAGAAACGCCATCGTCAGAATACCAGTAAGCCCACGGTCAAAGAAGTGAAGCTGCGCCCCAATGTGGGTGAGTCAGACTACAGCCTTCGGATCAAGCGAGCTGTTGAATGGCTAGACAAAGGTGATTCTGTCAAATTCCAAGTGCGATTACGGGGACGGGAACACCAGCATCGCGATCGAGCCGCTGAGCTACTAGAGCGGGTTGTGACCGATTTAGGTGAATCAGCCAAAGTACAGTCTTTTGATCGGCGGGCGCTGATTGTACAAGTCACCCCTGCTTAACCTGTCCACAGGTTAGGATCTGGGCATCCTAGGGTGACCATTGCCATGCCGACGGTGCGGTGGATTGTCTAGGGACAAACCTGGCCATGCGAAGGATGGGCTTAGCCCATGAAGGTCATTTTGCTTGCTCGTGGTGCCCATTGTTGAGTTGATATGTACCCCTCAAAGTTCCTTTGAGCAGAATGCTTTGGGGGGTTTACACTAGGGGCAGGAGCAATCCCCATCCGCTACTTAACTACGCCTGTTTTCCGAATGAAGCCTCCTGTCTCCCTCTGTCCAGTTCCTCACGAACAACAACCTATTAATGAGTATCAAGAGCTGCGAGAATCGTGGTTCTATAGTTGGGGAACTCGCAACCTACGAGGCTATGTTGCGCCGATTGTGGTGCTCTGGCTGTTGAGTTGGGCGATCGCTGGCCCGGTGGCGGCGGTCAGTTTTGTGCCGGCAAAGGTGCCGCTTCAGTTTTTTCTGGCGGCAGCAACCGGGGCCTGTATTATTCCGGCTTTGACCCTAGCTCGCCTGTATTTAGGATGGATGTATATTCGCGATCGCCTTCACAAACAGACGATTTCCTACGAAGAGTCGGGCTGGTATGACGGTCAGCTTTGGACGAAGCCAGATACGGTGGTCACCCGCGATCGCCTGTTGGTGAGCCATGAAGTCCAGCCCATTCTCTATCGCCTACAGCAAACCTTTGGTTTGTTTCTGCTTTTGGGATTAGGGGAAAGTTTAGTATGGGGTTTGCTTTAGCCCAAGCAAGCATAACTCTGGGGTTCGACGGGCGATCGCTGTTTAGTTGAGATATTGCCTAATCATGACTAGGGGAAAACGCACTCAAACGGCGGAACTCGAAGTTCGGCTTTTGCGAGAAGGAATTGTTGAATCAACCCACCAAGTGCAAGCGGTGGTCTGTGATGAGCGGGGACGAATGCTGTCCCTGGCTGGTAGTGGTGAGGCGGCGGCGTTCATTCGCTCAGCCCTAAAGCCATTTCAGGCCCTAGCGGTGACCACTACGGGAACGCTGGAAACCTACAACCTCAACGATCGCGACTTGGCGATTATTTGCGCTTCCCATCAAGGGGCGATCGAGCAGGCGCGTCAGTCCTTTAATATTTTATGGCGCTGTGATGTGGAGCCCTCCGCTCTGCAATGCCCCATCCCTGCCGATAAACAAAGCCCGCTGGAGCATAACTGTTCCGGCAAGCACGCGGGCATGTTAGCGGTTTGTAAGCAGCGCAATTGGTCGTTAGGCAGCTATCTTCAGCCTAGTCATCCAGTGCAGCGCCTCATCTTAGAAAAGGTGGCTGACCTTTTGCAAATGCCTGCCGAAGAATTCATCGGAGCCCATGATGATTGTGGCGCACCCACCTACTTTATGCAGCTTCGGCAAATGGCCACCCTTTATGCCCTGCTAGCCTCGGGCAGCAGTGTGGATATGGAGCGGATTATTCGCGCCATGACCCACTATCCAGAAATGATTGCCGGCCCCGGTCAGTTTGATACGGAGGTGATGCGTTTGACGGAAGGTGAAATCGTTAGCAAATCTGGAGCAGAGGGCATTCAATGCATTGCTCGGGTTGGGGAAGGCATGGGTCTTGCCATCAAGTGTGTGGATGGATCGCGGCGGGCTAAGTATGCTGTTGCGATTCACCTGCTCAAGCAACTGGGATGGATCACGCCAGCGATCGCCGAGACCTTGTCGGATGTACACATGACCATTGGCGCATTCAAGCGGCTGGATATCATCGGCGAACTAGCGATGCTCTAGGGATGCGCGAGGGAGGGTTGGGACGAGATCTAGGTTGCCGACGCGATCGCAAAACAAAGTTGTTGCGCAGATGAAGTACCTTCTGCTATACTCGATAGAGTGACAAAAAAACAAACGCGACGCGGGGTAGAGCAGTCTGGTAGCTCGTCGGGCTCATAACCCGAAGGTCAGTGGTTCAAATCCGCTCCCCGCCACCACTTTGTAAGAATCAAAAATCCCTGTTGCCTTCTTGGCGGCGGGGATTTTTGATGATCCCCATGGTTTGTGGCCTGGTGGAGTGTTTGGCACACCGGTGGACTGTGTCAGGACTCGATAGGATAAAGTAGGACTGAAGCATTCACCCGAGGATTTTGGGGTAGTTGTTCACCAAGAGAACAGCCGGGTCACGAGACTCATAGCTCCTGCATCCTGACCAATCCCTGACTGGGTCTTTAGAGCAAGGATATCAGCGAGTGCTTCGATATCTCTAACGTGACGACAGAATTAAGTGAGACTGGCATGGCAATAACGTTGCAGCGCCCCATTTTGATCGGTGGATTGGGCTTGACCGCAAGCATTTGGCTCCTTGATAGCCTGGGTGCCTCAGTCGTGGGACTAGGAGACAATTTGGTCTGGGTGATCGCTCTTGGGTCTGGCATTTGGTGGATGCGTCATCGTCGCACTCCGGCTGTTGAACCCACCACCCTACCCAAGGATCGCCCGGCGGTGGAAGCTGCTATTCAGTCTGCGATCGCCCTGATCGATCAGCTTGAAGCAGAACTTGAACAGGAGGCGAGTGCTGCAACGCCTGGAATTGTCGATCATCTGCGATCGCAACTGGAGCATCTGCAGGGTGAACTGGATCGTTCCACGCTGCGCCTAGCGATTGTCGGGGAAGCTGCCGTGGGTAAAACGGCGATCGCCCAACAGCTTACCCAGCAATGGTTACCCCAGATCTCTTGGCCTACCGATGTAACAGCGGTGGCGATCAGCGAAGTGTCGTCCCAAGCGATCGCTCTGGAGGAATCGGAGTCGGCACTCAACGATGCCGATCTGGTGCTGTTGGTGAC harbors:
- a CDS encoding asparaginase; its protein translation is MTRGKRTQTAELEVRLLREGIVESTHQVQAVVCDERGRMLSLAGSGEAAAFIRSALKPFQALAVTTTGTLETYNLNDRDLAIICASHQGAIEQARQSFNILWRCDVEPSALQCPIPADKQSPLEHNCSGKHAGMLAVCKQRNWSLGSYLQPSHPVQRLILEKVADLLQMPAEEFIGAHDDCGAPTYFMQLRQMATLYALLASGSSVDMERIIRAMTHYPEMIAGPGQFDTEVMRLTEGEIVSKSGAEGIQCIARVGEGMGLAIKCVDGSRRAKYAVAIHLLKQLGWITPAIAETLSDVHMTIGAFKRLDIIGELAML
- the infC gene encoding translation initiation factor IF-3, whose protein sequence is MNHRIRSPRVLLIDHENTNRGVTETRDALQLAESVGLDLVLVSESKDVPVAKILDYGKHQYQQKKRHRQNTSKPTVKEVKLRPNVGESDYSLRIKRAVEWLDKGDSVKFQVRLRGREHQHRDRAAELLERVVTDLGESAKVQSFDRRALIVQVTPA
- the tsaE gene encoding tRNA (adenosine(37)-N6)-threonylcarbamoyltransferase complex ATPase subunit type 1 TsaE; this encodes MELLLPNPAATHRLGQVLGRSLPAGTILLLGGNLGSGKTSLVQGIGQGLGISEPIVSPTFTLVNEYLDGRLPLYHFDLYRLDTQAVASLYIDLYWEGIEYPLGLVAIEWPDRLPQWPEPALHIQLSITHDDQRLATLMPVGPVLPTWFKSLQGLMAAG
- a CDS encoding CGLD27 family protein — protein: MKPPVSLCPVPHEQQPINEYQELRESWFYSWGTRNLRGYVAPIVVLWLLSWAIAGPVAAVSFVPAKVPLQFFLAAATGACIIPALTLARLYLGWMYIRDRLHKQTISYEESGWYDGQLWTKPDTVVTRDRLLVSHEVQPILYRLQQTFGLFLLLGLGESLVWGLL
- a CDS encoding septal ring lytic transglycosylase RlpA family protein — translated: MTAALVIGTLATSSSGHASVAGTADNDSDANVAIAESAPNHIANDGVTTGSLPTASTEDVVKVGEYHSRNSIELSQSEAIASILPHQFDDRQAATLYIRDIPVITFLAPPNEGSSATTDDASADVKVSEPQESVVLAQASTSSDVDGYAQDPVWRATAIAANLNQLYRSGIDPSSITAVWDDEGDRLVIQVGDRELTEINETTILPDTTRNPAEDALQATNRLRRLLGGAEPLGEVYGLPAPEPAPSASYHAVLRTLSGMASWYGPGFHGNYSASGEIFDQNAMTAAHPSLPFGTQVRVTNLDTGLSVVVRINDRGPYAHGRVIDLSAGAAQVIGLVSSGVAPVSLDVLGNN
- the map gene encoding type I methionyl aminopeptidase encodes the protein MNTEAIVLLSSREVDKMRAAGQLAAQLLDHLAPMIKPGVSTLDLNDEAERWTQAHGAKSAPLGYHGFPKSICTSVNEVVCHGIPNAKQILRDGDIINVDVTPTVDGYHGDTSRTFFVGEPSAIARRLVEVTEQCLQLAIAEVKPGARIGDIGAAIQDYAEAQGFSVVRDFVGHGVSRIFHTAPQVPHYGRRGRGKKLRPGMVFTIEPMINEGTWEVDVLDDGWTAVTKDRKLSAQFEHTLAVTEEGVEILTQHPELVVA
- a CDS encoding four-carbon acid sugar kinase family protein — its product is MSTQPKIIVLDDDPTGSQTVHSCLLLTRWDEDTLKLGLLDDAPIFFILTNTRALPPEQADQITREVCQALKRAIAQVGLQDFLIVSRSDSTLRGHYPIETDAIAEELGPFDAHFLTPAFFEGGRITRDSIHYLLIDGVETPVHTTEFAQDSVFGYHHSYLPDYVEEKTNGRIPSESVERFLLADIRGGTGDRLLALSHNQCGVVDAEVQADLDRFARDVLSAAAQGKRFLFRSAASLLTALADLPPQPTPADQMGAYTRHGQPGAVLVGSHVKKTTEQLNELLKEPGVIGVELDVAHLLDASDQQRADLLTSICDRIHTVHSAGQTPVIYTSREELTFDSIETRLAFGVAVSDLLMDVVRHLPDNLGFLISKGGITSNDVVSTGLALTAARLLGQILPGCSIIRTPADHPQFPNLPVVLFPGNVGDRTSLAETYRRLNRSGT
- a CDS encoding DUF938 domain-containing protein; translation: MTPPSDHRQYAAATDRNREPILAVLQDVLPETGTVLEISSGTGQHAVFFAPRLAPRRWLPSDANPLAIDSIAAWRSHHPCETLYPPILLDAATSPWPVEQVPLPASLAESGFEPGAIAALVNINMIHISPWSATLGLFAGAERLLSPGGVLYLYGPYKQQGQHIAPSNAAFDESLRAQNPDWGVRNLEDVVAVAIAHQLQFVKTVPMPANNLSVVFQR